Proteins co-encoded in one Kutzneria chonburiensis genomic window:
- the purF gene encoding amidophosphoribosyltransferase: protein MPDSVSDSSSDEIEREPREECGVFGVWAPGEDVAKLTYYGLYALQHRGQEAAGISVADGKQIVVFKDLGLVSQVFDEQTLSSLHGYLAVGHCRYSTTGSTTWENAQPVFRTTATGSGMALGHNGNLVNTAELLVRANELGVDMRGGATTDSDLMSGLLAATAADKGLEQAAMELLPTLRGAFCLVWSDEDTLYAARDPQGVRPLVLGRLERGWVVASETAALDIVGASFVREVEPGELLAIDADGLRSARFATPEPKGCIFEYVYLARPDTTISGRSVHATRVDIGRRLAAEFPVEADLVIPVPESGTPAAIGYAQASGIPYGSGLVKNAYVGRTFIQPSQTIRQLGIRLKLNPLRDVIRGKRLVVVDDSIVRGNTQRALVRMLREAGAIEVHVRIASPPVRWPCFYGIDFASRAELVANGLDFEGIRRSIGADSLGYVSLEALVAASEQPKTRLCCACFDGDYPIPLPEEAMIGKHLLEGIEEKAVSGSAAPVLANGYGAEDALRRP, encoded by the coding sequence GTGCCCGACTCTGTCTCCGACTCATCGTCCGACGAAATCGAGCGCGAGCCGCGCGAGGAATGCGGCGTCTTCGGGGTCTGGGCCCCGGGTGAAGACGTGGCCAAGCTCACCTACTACGGGCTCTACGCCCTCCAGCACCGCGGGCAGGAGGCGGCCGGCATCTCGGTCGCCGACGGCAAGCAGATCGTGGTGTTCAAGGATCTCGGCCTGGTCAGCCAGGTCTTCGACGAGCAGACGCTGTCCTCGCTGCACGGCTACCTGGCCGTCGGCCACTGCCGCTACTCCACCACCGGCTCCACCACGTGGGAGAACGCCCAGCCGGTGTTCCGCACCACCGCCACCGGCAGCGGCATGGCGCTGGGCCACAACGGAAACCTGGTCAACACCGCCGAACTTCTCGTCCGGGCCAACGAGCTCGGCGTCGACATGCGCGGCGGCGCCACCACCGACTCCGACCTGATGTCCGGCCTGCTGGCGGCGACCGCCGCCGACAAGGGCCTTGAGCAGGCGGCCATGGAGTTACTGCCCACGCTGCGTGGCGCCTTCTGTCTGGTGTGGTCGGACGAGGACACGCTGTACGCGGCCCGCGACCCGCAGGGCGTGCGGCCGCTGGTGCTCGGTCGCCTCGAGCGCGGCTGGGTCGTGGCCAGCGAGACCGCGGCGCTGGACATCGTCGGCGCGTCCTTCGTGCGTGAGGTCGAGCCGGGCGAGCTGCTGGCCATCGACGCCGACGGCCTGAGGTCGGCTCGCTTCGCCACCCCGGAGCCCAAGGGCTGCATCTTCGAATACGTCTACCTGGCCCGGCCGGACACCACGATCAGCGGCCGGTCGGTGCACGCCACCCGGGTCGACATCGGCCGCAGGCTGGCCGCCGAGTTCCCGGTCGAGGCCGACCTGGTCATCCCGGTGCCCGAGTCCGGCACGCCGGCGGCCATCGGCTACGCCCAGGCCTCCGGCATCCCGTACGGCTCCGGCCTGGTCAAGAACGCCTACGTCGGCCGGACCTTCATCCAGCCCTCGCAGACCATCCGCCAGCTGGGCATCCGGCTCAAGCTGAACCCGCTGCGCGACGTCATCCGCGGCAAGCGCCTTGTCGTCGTGGACGACTCCATCGTGCGCGGCAACACGCAGCGAGCGCTGGTCCGCATGCTGCGCGAGGCCGGCGCGATCGAGGTGCACGTCCGGATCGCCTCGCCGCCCGTGCGCTGGCCCTGCTTCTACGGCATCGACTTCGCCTCGCGGGCCGAGCTGGTGGCCAACGGCCTCGACTTCGAGGGCATCCGCCGGTCCATCGGCGCCGACTCGCTGGGCTACGTGTCGCTGGAGGCCCTGGTCGCCGCCAGCGAGCAGCCCAAGACCCGGCTGTGCTGCGCCTGCTTCGACGGCGACTACCCGATCCCGCTGCCGGAAGAAGCGATGATCGGCAAGCATCTGCTGGAAGGCATCGAGGAGAAGGCTGTCTCGGGCTCCGCCGCACCGGTGCTCGCCAACGGGTACGGTGCCGAAGACGCCCTGCGTCGCCCCTGA
- a CDS encoding sterol carrier family protein, translating to MPSLVDPRDLMAAVQAVLPWLDGAADAPERPKLAAAVKLSLRTLAQDAPGRSVEVRVPPFAAVQCISGIRHTRGTPPNVIEMDARTWLELATGRLTWADAVAGDRVSASGSRADLSGQLPLVRAMS from the coding sequence GTGCCGTCGCTCGTGGACCCGCGTGACCTGATGGCCGCCGTGCAGGCGGTGCTGCCCTGGCTGGACGGCGCGGCCGACGCCCCTGAGCGGCCGAAACTGGCCGCCGCCGTGAAGCTGAGCCTGCGCACGCTGGCCCAGGACGCACCCGGCAGAAGCGTCGAGGTTCGGGTACCACCTTTCGCTGCGGTGCAGTGCATCTCGGGCATTCGTCACACCCGCGGCACGCCGCCCAACGTGATCGAGATGGACGCCCGCACCTGGCTCGAGCTGGCCACCGGCCGTCTGACCTGGGCCGACGCCGTCGCCGGTGATCGGGTCAGCGCTTCCGGGAGCCGCGCTGACCTGTCCGGCCAACTTCCCCTGGTACGTGCGATGTCGTGA
- a CDS encoding glycoside hydrolase family 2 protein, with protein MLRRSQVPWLVTALGLALVVPAVGADASVQPRVAAPAAPGQVVTVPGWKLQTSKTATQTGATLSSPTYDDSSWTSVPARSTVMGGLISAGKYGDLNYSTNLKNVNKSDFTVPWWYRETFSANPAAGAHTFLRLTNGIIGGSEIWLNGTKIGTTDTGSYPSHEFDVTGTLKSGTNALAIKASPADPKKQLSISWVDWTQLPPDNNMGIWRDVQLAESGAVTVRNTRVVTSVAGDLKSADLTIKAEVTNNTNASVTTAVAGTVDSTPFSQNVTLSANQTKTVSIAQHLTDPRVWWPYEMGDQPLYHLALNASVDGKVSDSAATDFGVRDVKSALKDGAMSFTVNGKPFLVRGGGWSSDLFLRYDPRKLADQLDYVKDLGLNTIRLEGKEENDEMYALADKLGIMMMPGWECCSYWQSYGSWKAADHTVAGASAVTEGLRLRNHPSILGFYIGSDTAPPAAVEKDYLDGLKVSDWQAPIISSAAKASSPVTGASGNKMDGPYWWIPPNYWYGDKLGGAFGFASEVGPGPDIPDADALKQYLSPSELSDLWQNGSKAQYHLSPSGDFSKLGSFLTALGKRYGTPKSLDDFVSKAQLTNYEVNRAQFESFGRNQSKSSKPATGVIYWMLNNPWPTLFWHLYDYSMQPAGSYFGAKAGLRPLHVQYSYDDRSVALVNTGLAAKSGLSVQTTIFNADGTVKSDTTQSNVTAKADGSTTLNKVATPSGLSATYFVRLLLKDGSGNVVDRNVYWLSTKADTMNYDNSTWFDTPQTGYADLSGLQNLGAGKVDVNASTTTSGDRSTTSVKLTNSGSKVAFFLRATIRKGASGGELAPITWSDDYVTIWPGESVTLSADYRTADLGGAQPNVQVAGVNVASKTVSASPR; from the coding sequence ATGCTCCGCAGGAGCCAGGTTCCCTGGCTGGTCACCGCGCTCGGCCTGGCCTTGGTCGTGCCGGCCGTCGGTGCCGACGCAAGCGTGCAGCCCAGAGTCGCCGCGCCGGCCGCGCCGGGACAGGTCGTCACGGTGCCCGGCTGGAAGCTCCAGACCAGCAAGACGGCGACCCAGACCGGTGCGACCCTGTCCTCGCCGACCTATGACGACAGCTCATGGACGTCGGTGCCGGCCCGCTCGACCGTCATGGGCGGCCTGATCTCCGCCGGCAAGTACGGCGACCTCAACTACTCGACGAACCTGAAGAACGTCAACAAGTCCGACTTCACGGTGCCGTGGTGGTACCGGGAGACGTTCAGCGCCAACCCGGCCGCCGGCGCGCACACGTTCCTGCGGCTGACCAACGGCATCATCGGCGGCTCGGAGATCTGGCTAAACGGCACCAAGATCGGCACCACCGACACCGGCTCGTACCCCTCCCACGAGTTCGACGTGACCGGCACGCTCAAGTCGGGCACCAACGCGCTGGCCATCAAGGCCTCGCCGGCCGACCCGAAGAAGCAGCTGTCGATCTCCTGGGTGGACTGGACGCAGCTGCCGCCGGACAACAACATGGGCATCTGGCGGGACGTGCAGCTGGCCGAGTCCGGCGCGGTGACCGTGCGCAACACCCGCGTCGTGACGTCGGTGGCCGGCGACCTCAAGAGCGCCGACCTGACGATCAAGGCCGAGGTCACCAACAACACCAACGCTTCCGTCACCACCGCGGTCGCCGGCACGGTCGACTCGACGCCGTTCAGCCAGAACGTGACGCTGAGCGCCAACCAGACCAAGACGGTCAGCATCGCCCAGCACCTGACCGATCCCCGGGTCTGGTGGCCGTACGAGATGGGCGACCAGCCGCTGTACCACTTGGCGCTCAACGCATCCGTTGACGGCAAGGTCTCCGACAGCGCGGCCACCGACTTCGGCGTGCGTGACGTGAAGTCGGCGCTGAAGGACGGCGCCATGTCGTTCACCGTCAACGGCAAGCCGTTCCTGGTGCGCGGCGGCGGCTGGTCGTCGGACCTGTTCCTGCGCTACGACCCGCGGAAGCTGGCCGACCAGCTGGACTACGTGAAGGACCTCGGGCTGAACACGATTCGCCTTGAGGGCAAGGAAGAGAACGACGAGATGTACGCGCTGGCCGACAAGCTGGGCATCATGATGATGCCGGGCTGGGAGTGCTGCTCGTACTGGCAGAGCTACGGCAGCTGGAAGGCGGCCGACCACACCGTGGCAGGAGCCTCGGCCGTCACCGAGGGCCTGCGGCTGCGCAACCACCCCAGCATCCTCGGCTTCTACATCGGCAGCGACACCGCGCCACCGGCCGCGGTGGAGAAGGACTACCTTGACGGGCTGAAGGTCTCCGACTGGCAGGCCCCGATCATCTCCTCGGCGGCCAAGGCCAGCAGCCCGGTGACCGGCGCGTCCGGCAACAAGATGGACGGCCCGTACTGGTGGATCCCGCCGAACTACTGGTACGGCGACAAGCTCGGCGGCGCGTTCGGCTTCGCCTCCGAGGTCGGCCCCGGCCCGGACATCCCCGACGCCGACGCGCTCAAGCAGTACCTGTCCCCGTCGGAGCTGTCCGACCTGTGGCAGAACGGTTCCAAGGCGCAGTACCACCTCTCGCCCAGCGGCGACTTCTCCAAGCTGGGGTCGTTCCTGACCGCGCTCGGCAAGCGCTACGGCACGCCGAAGAGCCTCGACGACTTCGTGTCCAAGGCCCAGCTGACCAACTACGAGGTCAACCGGGCCCAGTTCGAGTCGTTCGGGCGCAACCAGTCCAAGTCGAGCAAGCCGGCGACCGGCGTCATCTACTGGATGCTCAACAACCCGTGGCCGACGCTGTTCTGGCACCTGTACGACTACTCGATGCAGCCGGCGGGCTCGTACTTCGGGGCCAAGGCAGGTCTGCGGCCGCTGCACGTCCAGTACTCCTACGACGACCGCTCGGTGGCACTGGTCAACACCGGGCTGGCGGCGAAGTCGGGCCTTTCCGTGCAGACGACGATCTTCAACGCCGACGGCACGGTCAAGTCCGACACCACGCAGTCCAACGTGACGGCCAAGGCTGACGGGTCGACCACGCTGAACAAGGTCGCCACCCCGAGCGGCCTGTCGGCCACGTACTTCGTGCGGCTGCTGCTCAAGGACGGCAGCGGCAACGTGGTGGACCGCAACGTGTACTGGCTGTCCACCAAGGCCGACACGATGAACTACGACAACTCCACCTGGTTCGACACCCCGCAGACCGGCTACGCCGACCTGTCGGGCCTGCAGAACCTGGGTGCGGGCAAGGTCGACGTGAACGCGTCCACCACGACCAGCGGCGACCGTTCGACGACCTCGGTGAAGTTGACCAACAGCGGCAGCAAGGTGGCGTTCTTCCTGCGGGCCACCATCCGCAAGGGGGCGTCGGGCGGCGAGCTCGCACCGATCACCTGGAGTGACGACTATGTCACGATCTGGCCCGGCGAGTCGGTGACCCTCTCGGCCGACTACCGGACCGCCGATCTGGGCGGCGCGCAGCCCAACGTGCAGGTCGCGGGCGTGAACGTGGCCTCGAAGACGGTTTCGGCCAGCCCGCGGTAG
- a CDS encoding type VII secretion system-associated protein produces the protein MAAPNTHLLTITQDMRDNAKANPNTWLHILDPAFRPGDDVPPWGVIGSFRVDGDGRIDERFEPNPDWRPSPVSAGMPAPETQLERAMQQARTGYQPEETVLEGVLNATLLVYARTADDRELAGFQDQNSGQILVAACTSSRFVPEAWPHARAIAGRELVTKLAGCPLLLNPGSKPGALIPAEALLAAAGVPQH, from the coding sequence ATGGCTGCACCGAACACCCATCTGCTGACCATCACGCAGGACATGCGCGACAACGCGAAGGCCAACCCGAACACCTGGCTGCACATCCTGGATCCGGCGTTCCGCCCGGGCGACGACGTGCCGCCGTGGGGTGTCATCGGCTCGTTCCGGGTCGACGGGGACGGCCGGATCGACGAGCGCTTCGAGCCCAATCCGGACTGGCGGCCGTCGCCGGTCTCGGCCGGCATGCCGGCGCCCGAGACCCAGCTGGAGCGGGCCATGCAGCAGGCCCGTACCGGTTACCAGCCCGAGGAGACCGTGCTGGAGGGCGTGCTCAACGCGACCCTGCTGGTGTACGCACGGACCGCGGACGACCGCGAGCTGGCCGGCTTCCAGGACCAGAACAGCGGGCAGATCCTGGTCGCCGCCTGCACGTCGAGCCGGTTCGTGCCGGAGGCCTGGCCGCACGCGCGGGCCATCGCCGGCCGTGAGCTGGTGACCAAGCTGGCCGGCTGCCCGCTGCTGCTCAACCCGGGCAGCAAGCCCGGCGCGCTCATCCCGGCCGAGGCGTTGCTGGCGGCGGCGGGCGTTCCCCAGCACTAG
- a CDS encoding glycoside hydrolase family 15 protein — translation MAEQHSGPGRIEDYALLSDLRTAALVGLDGSVDWLCLPRFDSPSCFARLLGDDGAGRWLLAPTGTVTSVKRRYRDTTLVLETEFETVDGVVRVIDAMPPHTDGAADEPRLVRVVEGVSGNVEMRLRWVVRFAYGDSTPWVRRVNKEHILAVAGPHAVVLRGDRLPYRVHGERAHEAVFTVDEGQQLAWSMEFTRNPDAPAAAVDASDEIARTERFWHDWQARITYDGPHQDAVRRSLATLKALTYAPTGGIVAAPTTSLPESLGGERNWDYRYCWLRDATLTLLAFDGFGCTTEALAWRSWLLRAVAGDPADLQIMYAIDGERHLLEWEVDWLPGYHGALPVRVGNAAFQQLQLDVYGEVMDALHLARERGVEESAESWALQRGLLRHLEEIWQQPDKGLWEVRGPDRFFTHSRVMIWVAFDRAVRAVEEDGLPGPVQRWRELRDAVHAEVLAKGWNADVGAFTQYYGGRELDAATLLIPAVGFLPGDDPRVVSTIAAVEKSLKHGDLVDRYTTVVGESHVDGLSGQEGSFLACSFWFADALALSGRRSEAVAMFERLAALANDVGLLAEEYDGDAGRFTGNFPQAFSHLALVNSAAILFGDTAGRHERSRR, via the coding sequence GTGGCTGAACAACACTCCGGCCCCGGCCGCATCGAGGACTACGCACTGCTGTCCGATCTCCGCACGGCCGCGCTGGTCGGGCTGGACGGCTCGGTGGACTGGCTGTGCCTGCCCCGCTTCGACTCCCCGTCGTGCTTCGCCCGGCTGCTGGGCGACGACGGCGCCGGGCGGTGGCTGCTCGCGCCGACCGGCACGGTGACCTCGGTCAAACGGCGTTACCGGGACACCACACTGGTGCTGGAGACGGAGTTCGAGACCGTCGACGGCGTGGTGCGGGTGATCGACGCGATGCCGCCACACACCGACGGCGCGGCCGACGAGCCGCGACTGGTGCGGGTCGTGGAGGGCGTGTCCGGCAACGTCGAGATGCGGCTGCGCTGGGTGGTGCGCTTCGCGTACGGGGACTCCACGCCCTGGGTGCGTCGGGTCAACAAAGAGCACATTCTGGCTGTGGCCGGGCCGCATGCCGTTGTGCTGCGCGGGGATCGGCTGCCGTACCGGGTGCACGGCGAGCGGGCGCACGAGGCCGTGTTCACCGTCGATGAGGGCCAGCAGCTGGCATGGAGCATGGAGTTCACCAGGAACCCGGATGCACCGGCCGCCGCAGTGGATGCTTCTGACGAGATCGCCCGTACCGAACGCTTCTGGCATGACTGGCAGGCCCGCATCACGTATGACGGGCCACATCAGGATGCGGTGCGTCGGTCACTGGCCACACTGAAGGCACTGACCTACGCCCCGACCGGCGGCATCGTCGCCGCGCCGACCACGTCGCTGCCGGAATCCCTTGGCGGGGAACGAAACTGGGACTACCGCTACTGCTGGCTGCGCGACGCCACCCTGACCCTGCTGGCCTTCGACGGTTTCGGCTGCACCACAGAGGCTCTGGCGTGGCGGTCGTGGCTGCTGCGTGCGGTCGCCGGCGATCCGGCCGATCTCCAGATCATGTACGCCATCGACGGCGAGCGGCACCTACTGGAGTGGGAAGTCGATTGGCTGCCCGGCTATCACGGCGCGCTGCCCGTGCGCGTGGGTAATGCTGCCTTCCAGCAGCTCCAGTTGGACGTCTACGGCGAGGTGATGGACGCCCTGCACCTGGCCCGCGAACGTGGCGTCGAGGAGAGCGCGGAATCCTGGGCGCTGCAACGGGGTCTGCTGCGGCATCTGGAGGAGATCTGGCAGCAGCCGGACAAGGGCCTGTGGGAGGTGCGCGGGCCGGACCGGTTCTTCACGCATTCCCGGGTGATGATCTGGGTGGCGTTCGACCGGGCCGTGCGGGCGGTCGAGGAGGACGGCCTGCCGGGGCCGGTGCAGCGCTGGCGTGAGCTGCGGGACGCCGTGCACGCCGAGGTGTTGGCCAAGGGCTGGAATGCCGATGTCGGCGCCTTCACCCAGTACTACGGCGGCCGCGAGCTGGACGCCGCCACGCTGCTCATCCCGGCCGTCGGCTTCCTGCCCGGCGACGATCCCCGGGTGGTGTCGACCATCGCCGCCGTGGAGAAGTCCTTGAAGCACGGGGATCTGGTCGACCGCTACACGACAGTCGTCGGAGAGTCCCATGTGGACGGTTTGAGCGGACAGGAGGGATCGTTCCTGGCTTGCTCCTTCTGGTTCGCCGACGCGCTCGCACTGTCCGGCCGTCGGTCGGAGGCGGTGGCCATGTTCGAGCGGTTGGCCGCGCTGGCCAACGATGTCGGGCTGCTGGCCGAGGAGTACGACGGCGACGCCGGGCGGTTCACCGGCAACTTCCCCCAGGCGTTCAGCCATCTGGCGTTGGTCAACAGCGCCGCGATTCTGTTCGGCGACACGGCCGGTCGGCACGAGCGGAGCCGGCGGTGA
- a CDS encoding glucose 1-dehydrogenase: MRAATVTPGRPDDLRVSEWPEPVALDGELLVEGLLVGLCHTDLEIINGRIDSLPPGQDRMVLFHESLGRVLEAPAGSGFTPGDLVAGVVRRPDPLPCAPCAAGRSDFCLNGNYTERGVTGLDGFGSERWAVPAQYAVRLAAEVGDCGVLAEPTSIVAKAWDQIDLVGARTFSTPQRVLITGAGPIGLLAALLGVQRGLEVHVLDRIEHGIKPELVRALQATYHLSLHTVPTVDAVIECTGVGSLMFDSVLKLGRNAVAVLLGLSTSDATIPLPPGRLNDTLVFGNASVVGSVNSAPAHFRTAAEALAKADQDWLRRLITRRVPLSRWPQALEPHDDIKVAIDLTL; this comes from the coding sequence GTGAGGGCCGCCACCGTCACTCCCGGCCGCCCGGACGACCTTCGTGTGTCGGAGTGGCCGGAACCCGTTGCCCTTGACGGGGAGTTGCTCGTCGAGGGGCTGCTCGTCGGGCTCTGCCACACCGACCTTGAGATCATCAACGGCCGTATCGACTCGTTGCCGCCGGGCCAGGACCGCATGGTGTTGTTCCACGAGTCGCTCGGCCGAGTGCTCGAAGCCCCCGCCGGCAGCGGTTTCACGCCCGGCGACCTTGTCGCCGGCGTCGTCCGTCGGCCCGATCCCCTGCCCTGCGCCCCTTGCGCCGCCGGCCGTTCGGATTTCTGCCTCAACGGCAACTACACCGAGCGCGGCGTCACCGGCCTCGACGGCTTCGGCTCCGAGCGTTGGGCGGTGCCTGCCCAGTACGCGGTGCGGCTCGCCGCCGAGGTCGGTGACTGCGGCGTGTTGGCCGAACCCACCTCCATCGTGGCCAAGGCGTGGGACCAGATCGACCTCGTCGGCGCCCGTACTTTCTCTACGCCGCAACGGGTTCTCATCACCGGAGCGGGCCCCATCGGCCTGTTGGCCGCCCTGCTCGGCGTACAGCGCGGCCTCGAAGTCCACGTCCTCGACCGCATCGAGCACGGCATCAAGCCGGAGCTGGTGCGGGCGCTTCAGGCGACGTATCACCTCAGCCTGCACACCGTGCCCACGGTGGATGCGGTGATCGAGTGCACCGGCGTCGGCTCCTTGATGTTCGACTCGGTCCTCAAACTCGGCCGCAACGCCGTCGCCGTGCTGCTCGGTCTGTCCACTTCGGACGCTACGATCCCGTTGCCTCCTGGGCGTTTGAACGACACCCTCGTCTTCGGCAACGCCTCCGTCGTCGGCAGCGTCAACTCCGCCCCAGCCCACTTCCGCACCGCCGCCGAGGCTCTGGCCAAGGCCGACCAGGACTGGCTGCGCCGCCTCATCACCCGCCGCGTGCCCCTGTCGCGTTGGCCGCAGGCGTTGGAACCGCACGACGACATCAAGGTGGCCATCGACCTGACACTGTGA
- a CDS encoding acyl-CoA thioester hydrolase/BAAT C-terminal domain-containing protein: protein MTTQMDGLTRKEIHKDGLVGVLCTPPGGPAPGVVLLGGSEGGLHADDAALLASHGFAVLALAYFGASGVPRDLVRVPLEYFGTALRFMAEQDSVRGNRCAVMGGSFGGMTALLVGATFPGQVSAVVSIAGGGVVLQGIDTDGDFWHMIDTEVPPYTWRGEPLPFIANPSTAEMRRQAAAGEPVALRPAFERGMEDTARLQAATIAVERIQSPVLLISGGDDQQIPAEALNDIAMNRLADGRHLRFPEAGHGICVPPAHPMTETDEQGPGVRLALGGTPEATVTAQHEVWRAAVAFLSD from the coding sequence ATGACCACACAGATGGATGGCCTGACACGCAAGGAAATTCACAAGGATGGCCTGGTCGGCGTGCTGTGCACGCCGCCGGGCGGACCAGCGCCGGGTGTGGTGCTGCTGGGCGGCTCCGAGGGCGGCCTGCACGCCGACGACGCGGCGCTGCTGGCCAGTCACGGCTTCGCCGTGCTGGCGCTGGCCTACTTCGGCGCCTCAGGTGTGCCCCGTGACCTGGTCCGGGTGCCGCTGGAGTACTTCGGCACCGCGCTGCGGTTCATGGCCGAACAGGATTCGGTGCGGGGCAACCGATGCGCGGTGATGGGCGGCTCGTTCGGCGGCATGACGGCACTGCTCGTCGGGGCCACGTTTCCGGGGCAGGTGTCTGCGGTGGTGAGCATCGCCGGCGGCGGTGTGGTGCTGCAGGGCATCGACACGGACGGCGATTTCTGGCACATGATCGACACGGAGGTGCCGCCCTACACCTGGCGCGGCGAGCCGCTGCCGTTCATCGCCAACCCCAGCACGGCCGAGATGCGCCGGCAGGCCGCCGCCGGTGAGCCGGTGGCGCTGCGGCCGGCCTTCGAGCGGGGCATGGAAGACACCGCCCGGCTCCAGGCGGCAACCATTGCGGTGGAACGGATCCAAAGCCCGGTACTGCTGATCAGCGGCGGCGACGATCAACAGATCCCGGCCGAGGCGCTCAACGACATCGCCATGAACCGCCTCGCCGACGGGCGGCATCTGCGGTTTCCCGAAGCAGGACACGGCATCTGCGTGCCGCCGGCGCACCCGATGACCGAGACCGACGAGCAAGGTCCGGGAGTACGGCTGGCCCTGGGCGGCACACCGGAAGCCACCGTCACCGCGCAGCACGAAGTCTGGCGGGCGGCGGTGGCGTTCCTGTCCGACTAG